Proteins encoded in a region of the Gopherus flavomarginatus isolate rGopFla2 chromosome 19, rGopFla2.mat.asm, whole genome shotgun sequence genome:
- the LOC127037347 gene encoding fibrinogen-like protein 1-like protein isoform X1 yields MAARCPRLLLLTSLLALSAPVLTLEIHNLNILQGSTHAIRNIHLKDLKADQGKANLRHSRASDPELPEAHVWPKDCSEITWNRVSGVFVIQPTGLHQIVVYCDLNSTSEGWTVLQRNRRDTQITWAESWSTYKYGFGNVQDDYWLGMEYIYWIAKQKVYQVRFVIHDSSGTMKYADYNLFGLEDESNGYRLRLGSYTGTAGDAMTSNNPTSVHDNMKFSTKDLDQDIYSGNCASSYDGGWWYSACYSVRLNVKGSITWGSFCSGNCQASAILIKPASYC; encoded by the exons CTGCCCGGTGCCCTCGTCTCCTGCTCCTCACCAGCCTGCTGGCCCTGTCAGCCCCAGTTCTTACCCTGGAAATACACAACCTGAACATCTTACAGGGATCCACCCATGCAATCAGGAACATCCACCTGAAGGACCTGAAGGCAG ATCAGGGGAAAGCGAACCTGCGGCACAGCCGAGCCAGTGACCCGGAGTTACCAGAGGCCCACG TCTGGCCCAAGGACTGCAGCGAGATAACCTGGAACAGGGTCAGCGGTGTCTTTGTGATCCAGCCCACAGGACTCCACCAGATTGTCGTTTATTGTGACTTGAACAGCACCAGCGAGGGCTGGACGGTCCTCCAGCGGAACCGGCGTGACACGCAGATCACCTGGGCCGAGTCCTGGAGCACCTACAAGTACGGCTTTGGCAATGTGCAGGATGACTACTGGCTGGGGATGGAGTACATCTATTGGATCGCCAAGCAGAAGGTCTACCAGGTCAGGTTTGTCATCCACGATTCATCTGGCACCATGAAATACGCAGACTACAACCTCTTCGGTCTGGAAGATGAGTCCAATGGCTACAGGCTGAGGCTGGGCTCTTACACGGGGACTGCAGGGGATGCCATGACTTCAAACAATCCAACCTCCGTTCATGACAACATGAAGTTCTCCACTAAAGACCTGGATCAGGACATTTACAGTGGGAACTGTGCGTCTAGCTATGATGGGGGATGGTGGTACTCAGCTTGTTATTCTGTTCGACTGAACGTCAAAGGGAGCATCACTTGGGGTAGTTTCTGTAGTGGGAACTGCCAAGCCTCTGCCATCCTCATCAAACCAGCGTCTTACTGTTAG
- the LOC127037349 gene encoding fibrinogen-like protein 1-like protein, with product MGFQSSSLLLLSALSMMVLLCVAPVQGNGALAHKKVERGFPKDCSYIPRDSPSGIHVIQPAGSPPRVVWCDMDTEGKGWTVVQRNSYNTEISWKESWSTYKYGFGNVQQDYWLGNEYLSLLTQQNTYKVRFVVEDKSNNTRYAEYDIFSVEDESSGYPLRLGRHTGDGEDYLTTYHSGLGGIHDNMKFSTTDKDQDQTSGNCASSYGGWWYDKCQNVLLNGKGYIYWAGFCKSGECKSSLILIKPTDVCWVRKEEPILPGSQHR from the exons ATGG GGTTCCAGTCCAGCTCTCTCCTGCTTCTGTCTGCGCTGTCCATGATGGTGCTCCTTTGCGTAGCCCCCGTGCAGGGCAACGGTGCCCTGGCCCACAAGAAGGTTGAGAGGG GGTTCCCCAAAGACTGCAGCTACATTCCTAGGGACAGCCCCAGTGGGATCCATGTCATCCAGCCAGCAGGCTCTCCCCCTCGGGTGGTGTGGTGTGACATGGACACCGAAGGCAAAGGCTGGACCGTTGTCCAGAGAAATTCTTACAACACAGAGATCAGCTGGAAGGAGTCCTGGAGCACCTACAAGTATGGCTTTGGGAACGTGCAGCAGGATTACTGGCTGGGCAACGAGTACCTGTCCCTGCTCACGCAGCAGAACACCTACAAGGTCCGCTTTGTTGTGGAGGACAAATCCAACAACACCCGCTACGCGGAGTACGACATCTTCAGTGTTGAGGATGAGTCCAGCGGGTACCCACTGAGGCTGGGCAGGCACACTGGGGATGGCGAGGACTATCTCACCACCTACCACTCCGGCCTGGGGGGCATCCACGACAACATGAAGTTCAGCACAACTGACAAGGATCAGGACCAGACCAGTGGGAATTGTGCAAGTAGCTACGGAGGCTGGTGGTACGACAAGTGTCAAAACGTCCTGCTGAATGGGAAAGGCTACATCTACTGGGCAGGGTTCTGTAAGAGTGGCGAGTGCAAGTCTTCCCTCATCCTGATTAAGCCAACAGATGTGTGCTGGGTCCGGAAGGAGGAGCCCATTCTCCCTGGGAGCCAGCACCGCTGA
- the LOC127037347 gene encoding fibrinogen-like protein 1-like protein isoform X2, with translation MAARCPRLLLLTSLLALSAPVLTLEIHNLNILQGSTHAIRNIHLKDLKAVWPKDCSEITWNRVSGVFVIQPTGLHQIVVYCDLNSTSEGWTVLQRNRRDTQITWAESWSTYKYGFGNVQDDYWLGMEYIYWIAKQKVYQVRFVIHDSSGTMKYADYNLFGLEDESNGYRLRLGSYTGTAGDAMTSNNPTSVHDNMKFSTKDLDQDIYSGNCASSYDGGWWYSACYSVRLNVKGSITWGSFCSGNCQASAILIKPASYC, from the exons CTGCCCGGTGCCCTCGTCTCCTGCTCCTCACCAGCCTGCTGGCCCTGTCAGCCCCAGTTCTTACCCTGGAAATACACAACCTGAACATCTTACAGGGATCCACCCATGCAATCAGGAACATCCACCTGAAGGACCTGAAGGCAG TCTGGCCCAAGGACTGCAGCGAGATAACCTGGAACAGGGTCAGCGGTGTCTTTGTGATCCAGCCCACAGGACTCCACCAGATTGTCGTTTATTGTGACTTGAACAGCACCAGCGAGGGCTGGACGGTCCTCCAGCGGAACCGGCGTGACACGCAGATCACCTGGGCCGAGTCCTGGAGCACCTACAAGTACGGCTTTGGCAATGTGCAGGATGACTACTGGCTGGGGATGGAGTACATCTATTGGATCGCCAAGCAGAAGGTCTACCAGGTCAGGTTTGTCATCCACGATTCATCTGGCACCATGAAATACGCAGACTACAACCTCTTCGGTCTGGAAGATGAGTCCAATGGCTACAGGCTGAGGCTGGGCTCTTACACGGGGACTGCAGGGGATGCCATGACTTCAAACAATCCAACCTCCGTTCATGACAACATGAAGTTCTCCACTAAAGACCTGGATCAGGACATTTACAGTGGGAACTGTGCGTCTAGCTATGATGGGGGATGGTGGTACTCAGCTTGTTATTCTGTTCGACTGAACGTCAAAGGGAGCATCACTTGGGGTAGTTTCTGTAGTGGGAACTGCCAAGCCTCTGCCATCCTCATCAAACCAGCGTCTTACTGTTAG